A single genomic interval of Vibrio maritimus harbors:
- the hutX gene encoding heme utilization cystosolic carrier protein HutX, with protein MTTELKQNVATILEQDPSLLPAAIAEKLGVSEREAVCAMPEEMVAFAGGDIAQDVLESITTWGPVTTIVHSFGSIFEVKAPFPKGKVARGYYNLMGKEGELHGHLKLDLIKTVALVSKPFMGNESHYFGFFDETGNNVVKIYLGRDKKRVLIPEQVDNFKALQTKLRG; from the coding sequence ATGACAACTGAATTGAAGCAAAACGTTGCAACTATCTTAGAACAAGACCCATCGCTCCTACCGGCTGCTATCGCAGAAAAGCTTGGTGTTAGCGAGCGTGAGGCGGTATGTGCAATGCCTGAAGAGATGGTCGCATTTGCAGGTGGCGATATTGCGCAGGATGTTCTGGAGTCAATTACGACTTGGGGACCAGTAACCACTATCGTGCACTCGTTTGGTTCCATCTTTGAAGTGAAGGCACCGTTTCCTAAAGGAAAAGTTGCACGCGGTTATTATAACCTCATGGGCAAAGAAGGTGAGTTGCATGGTCACCTTAAACTAGACCTTATTAAAACCGTTGCTCTAGTGAGTAAGCCATTTATGGGTAACGAGAGCCACTACTTTGGTTTCTTTGATGAAACAGGTAACAACGTCGTCAAAATCTACTTAGGTCGCGACAAAAAGCGTGTACTTATCCCTGAACAAGTAGATAACTTTAAAGCACTACAGACAAAACTGCGTGGCTAA
- the hutZ gene encoding heme utilization protein HutZ: MDQQVKQERLQGRLGPEIKEFRQERKTIQLATVDEEGRPNVSYAPFVQNQDGYFVLISQIARHARNLEQNPNVSLMMIEDETESKQLFARKRLTFDAVATVVDRESEQWQQVIAQMKDRFGEIIDGLSQLQDFILFNLKAEHGLFVKGFGQAYQVSGDDLVDFVHLQEGHRKIEKTEA, from the coding sequence ATGGATCAACAAGTTAAGCAAGAGCGCCTGCAGGGACGTCTTGGACCAGAAATTAAAGAGTTTCGCCAAGAGCGTAAAACCATTCAATTGGCAACGGTTGATGAAGAAGGTCGTCCAAACGTAAGTTATGCGCCTTTTGTGCAAAATCAGGATGGTTACTTTGTACTGATTTCACAGATTGCCCGTCATGCTCGTAATCTTGAGCAAAACCCTAATGTGTCTCTAATGATGATTGAAGACGAGACGGAGAGTAAGCAGTTATTTGCTCGTAAGCGTCTAACATTTGATGCGGTTGCGACCGTGGTAGATCGTGAGTCCGAGCAATGGCAGCAAGTGATTGCTCAAATGAAAGACCGCTTCGGCGAAATTATCGATGGCCTAAGTCAGCTGCAAGATTTCATTCTGTTCAACTTAAAAGCTGAACACGGCTTATTTGTTAAAGGCTTTGGTCAAGCGTATCAAGTCTCTGGTGACGACTTGGTTGACTTTGTCCACCTGCAAGAAGGTCATCGCAAGATAGAAAAAACGGAAGCTTAA